Part of the Perca fluviatilis chromosome 22, GENO_Pfluv_1.0, whole genome shotgun sequence genome, ATTACAGTCTTTTTAAATGACGATTCAGTttaattccattttatttatagtgtcactTTATAGACACAGAGCAGGTCTATACCACACTCTATAAAATACAGAGAGCCAACAGTTTACTCAGTGGGACAGCGGCGATGATAAACTTCCTTTAACCTTGGACAGAACcgggctcttggtgggcggccatctacCTCCACTAACTATAATAATTATAGAAATATGACTCATAATAATTCTATAACTTCGTGGGTGGTGCTGCTCTATGACCCGCTCCATTTCCAGTGCAGAGCATTCATCCAGGCGACACCACTGGCGCTGAGAACCTGAGGGGTGTGTGAGCGTGCTGGGCTGCAGCAGCTGGCCAACGCACACCGCCACAGGAAGTGAATGTCTAATCCCCTAACCCAATCAGAAGGCTGGAGAGGGCAGCACACACAGCTAATAATTAATAACAACCAAAAGAAGAAGATTTATTTTGCCCTTATCTTACTAATTATTTGTGATGAATTATTCTTATTGTTACAGAGACTCAATGTCCCTACCTtagaaatccagagttctcgcaagagcacaatttgaatttgctcagggAGTCACTCTGCcctaactatgcccttgtagccgagctgcaccaatcacatcggtgtatctgatataggcgggccagaggcgagctaaacagatgacgacagtttaatctaccagttaggccggttacacactggatgcgttgCGCGAGCGTGTCGGCtccgtggcgtgtccgtttatatttcggctcccatgttaacaggttagagcttacacgctgcctgcgtgacacggctcgagccgcgccgaaaacgcgtgcctgctatttttcacgcgacacgccgtgtctaggttttgatataaatgcagatataaatgtaattaattttctaatattgcacctgtcaatacagaacaaaatatcctgtggcctattttgccgtcaatactgccgacgttgtctttgctgtaatcagatcagtatatatttatgtttaacatggtatttcattttatcaatgggaaacatatatacagatacatgtatccagacaaggctagcagcagcagcagcgccgcatcagacacgtttctggtgtgtaaagacatagaaaaatccacgcagccgccacgcagctgacacgccacgctcacgccacgcaggcaatgtgtaaccggccttagctccgctggtagctaagcgccCCTAAGGGGATACGTCAgcccgtgtattgttgtgattggtcgtagtgttatccaattgtgtgcagtgagattttcaaatgcatgcttggtgccgcccctcgagttgggccattttcatttctcaatgccagacccttaatctttcggattggggtctggatttccaggctacaaTGTCCCTGCAGTAAATCCTAGATTTCCTTGACGACAAAGAATAAAACGCTTAttccttttctttgtgtttagtgcaaaaattactttatttattgGTATTTGAAACACTGGGTGAATATTTAGTAGCCAGAGTCCATGATGCGCCTCATGCTCATGAACCTCGTGCCGCTCATGCCCATCTCCCTGAAGCTCTTGTACTCGCCGGGCCTCATGTACATCATCCTGCCTCTGAACTGGGCCTGCTCGTACATCAGCCAGTGGCCGTCCATCACGTGGCAGGACATGCAGTTGGACATGCGGTAGCGGTCCATGACGTTGTCGCAGTCGTCCATCATCTCGTGCATCTGGCCCCCGAAGTTCTCCTTCTCGTAGATCCTCATCCTGAACTGGCCTCTGTGCTGTTTTTTGAAgggaataaaaacaaatggatATTATATATAGTGTCCCGTTTTGATTGATcgattgattttatttgaccCTTTTTGTTATCTTTGCACCAACCTCCTAAACATCTGACCATCTTTTGATGTTCCACAGGCTTGTTGCTACATACAAAAAGGACCCATTACCTAAATTTCTCTTAACTGTAGGAGGTACAAAATCAGTAGAGCTGCCCCTAGGTGGAGTAGCTTTTGCGTGTGATGTCACCCGTAGTAGGATGATAGTGTGATTTATAACCTACCATTGGGATCATGCGGCAGGACCTGATGCAGTCTCTCATTCCCATCATGCTCATGTAGTCAGAGTACTCTCCCCTCCTCATGAAGTACTGGTTTCCCATGTAGTTGGGCTGGTCGTAGAACATGAAGCAGCCGCTCTCCACCCTGCAGGAGTGGCACCTGCTCAGGTAGGAGCTCATGTCGTGGCAGTCGCCCATGCACTCATAGGAGCGCCCCTGGAAGTTCCTGTCCTCGTAGAAGATGATCTTGCCCCTCATGTTCATGCCGCTGTTGCTCATGTTGGCTGTGGATGTGCTGTTGCTTCCCACCTGGTTTAACCCTTTCCTTTTATACCTGTCCAAACGTCCGAACCACAGAGAACCCCCTTGCTCAGCAACTTACCATTGAAGCTAATAGGCTTTGCCCACAGGGAAATATGTCGTCAGGTTTCTCTTTgttacagcaaaaacaaaaacaatgactaCAGGACAATtaacaaaggtgtgtgtgtgtgtgtgtgtgtgtgtgtgtgtgtgtgtgtgtgtgtgtgtgtgtgtgtgtgtgtgtgcacagttaGTTTCTCCATTGTTAAAGAGGTCTATCCATATTgagttgtttcttttttttctgcttctcCAGTTTAAGGGGCGACAGTTAAAGCCATGAGTGTTACTTTCATAACGTGGATGGCAGGTGTGATTGATGATACGTCTCAGAGTGGTGGAGAGAGTCCAATATGAGGGACAGTTTCTTTTTCCAGAAGTGTTGTACGGTTGGGCAGTGTCAGATGTAATTTGTAGTGACTGTGGTTTACCTTGTACTGTTCCTTTTATGAGTTGAAGGTTGGGTTTATTTGTCATGGTGTATCTAGTGATAAGTAAAATCttgggagagggagagatattGTCTGATCAGTGTTTTACgcagtatttacagtattacGGTGTTTCTTCTGCTAGTGTGGATGGTTAAGGTGGTTGTTTTAAGGCCTTATGTGTGTAATGACAATGATTTGAGTTGCATGTATAGGAAAGAAGATTCTATGAGCCTATTGTGTACTTGTTAGAATGAGCTTTTTCCTGCTTCTTCTCCTGGCTAAAGTAACAGGCACAATCTAGAAAAGGgtgattcatgcttttattagttcaaggttggataactgtaatgctctttatgttggtctgaatcaaacctccatctcacgacttcaacttgtgcaaaacgctgctgctcgctttttaacaaatacatctagacgtgcacacatcactcccgttctctacaccctacattggctccctgtgcatTTTAGCGTTTcaccccctgatattcgcactaTTACAGATGTACAGATgctctttttaggtccaaactcaaaaccTATTTGTTTAGAATGGCTTTGAGCGGTGAcaatttccctctcctcctcctgtttctatgtaaccttttctgattttactgttttctatgtttcattctttttattgtatgatatgttgttttattcttggtTCCTGatataaagcactttggatacctgctggttgctgtaaagtgctatataaataaatgttgattgattgattgattgtgaaGCAGTTCTTCAAATGGAATGAGAGCTGCCTTTTGTGCTATAACTTGAAGTGTGATACCTTTGTGTTTCAGAGTAGTGAaattcagctgttttttttttgctcattcCTGACCTGCTGTCAGAGGATGGCTGACCACCTCTACttagtaaaagtaccaatacaacaatgtaaaaatacattaaattcAAAGTTCGACTTAGGTAAAAGTAggaaagtattatcagcaaaatgtacttttatCAAAATACAAGTGGTGGTTCTGCAGTAGAAGGTCTCCAGTTACTGATCCAGCGTTACATGTAACCTGATCAGACATCgcgaataaaagacatttatctcaaaacaaggttggtgccTCATGAACTTTTGGCATCTATATGAGCATATACAATCGCTTAGTCATGTTAtagctggttttaagtctaccatcgacggttacaattttatggcttatactccaatttgtcaatggagaaattgcattgtatttttagttCCCGAACCCGCTGTGggtgggactgttgagctctattgaaaatgaatggcagtgcTGAATGCTAAATACCAGGTTGGGgcgatggatgggtcaaacaaacacaggactttcacccaggagaccgggggtcatgtttgaaaagaaaagaaaacagacacCATACCAccatttttttctaaacttaactaagtggTTTTGGTGCCTTGACCTAACCAAACTGAcggtttcacaacgttaacgtgtttaaaactggaccgttaccttctctggtttagatatgaggttgGAAAATGCTCCTGTGGGTCAGATTAGAGGGGAGGAACAAACAACCTACCGTATATGGTTGGATGGTTTGGGTTGTTGATCAATTGTACTTAAGAACAGTACTGGAGCAtatttacttagttactttccaccactgctgacCACAGGACAAGCTGGAGAGCTGTGGTCACCTGTGATTCAGCCAATGAAGAAACTACGCTGATTATTGAAATCATGAAAGTGCCATTAGCAATGTAAAATTATGACAAGCTTAAAGGTTGATGATACAGCTTACTGCAACCTTCCTTAATAATATTCCATAAAATTCCACTGACTTATGCAGACGTGAGCCTACAAATATGCCAAACTGACCATAGCATTCATAAGACATATAAGTATAATAAGCCACAGTGGGAATCTAATTATTCATGCCCTGCCATGTAACTGACTAAACAGGGGTgagttttaaatacttttacatTAGAGCATCTGAGAGCATGCATAATGTAAATGGATATATCCTCCACTGTAGGCGGACTGATTACCACCGCTGCAGTCCCATCTGCTAACAGAGGTATTACTTTTAGCTTTAGCGGACAATGACATCTGGAAAATATCCAGGTGCTTTTAGTCTGACTCCTTCCTCTGCTCCCCTGCCatctttccatccatccatccatccacagaCTCTTCACATTCATCTTCAGAATCCGCCCAGATTCCTCGGTGTGCCATTTAGCAGGGATGTTTTTAGAGCTCCCACCTCCCAGCAAGGTCATTAGGCATGAGAAGTATGGAAGATGATTCCATATATCAGTTGCTCTTCAAAGCAAGTAACTGCAAAGGCAGCACACAAGGAACATGATCCAATGGGCAAGGGCCCTGCCAGGGAATGAATGCTGTGCCATAAAAAGGTGTTAAATGCTCCGCCTGAAGGCTACTTTGGTACCGGTACAATATTACACAACACTGTTCATTTGGACAAAATAGTGCAGGCCCTACTGCATCTGATCAGAGCTGTGGTCAGAGGAACAAGATGACAAATAAAGCCCTGCAGGCAGTAATAGGGCAAAGGTCACTCTGTAAGGTTCATCCTCTGGTGATCATGAAtgtttatatttacatatacttatatgttttacattttgaatactGTGTAAATGTGGAAGATCAGGCCAGAAAAGCCATGGAAAAGTAACAGGGGTCAACAACAAAAATTCCAATTCTTCCTGTTGAGACCATGAATCAGCAAATTCCATGGAAACGCAAACATCAGTTTTCTACATTCCTTGTCATGGACCAAAGTGTCAACCCTGTCCTAGAAATTAAGTTTATACACAACTAATTTGCAACAGCCAATACATTTTGGAGGGAATGTAAAGTCACCTTGATTACATTTTCGATTACCACATGTCAATGTGAGGCAAGTGGACATATCAGTAAAATGTTGACTGACAACCAGTCCTGTAACCACACACAGGATTCAGGATGCGGCCTCCCTAAGGCAAATGTGCGTTTCTTAGGATGGCGGAGGAACGTCCCACCGTGCTCTGCCATACTGTTCCTCTGATTGACTaaccctgacattcttaccctaaccctgaCCATTCttactcctcttgcctaaacctaaccaatccgGCCAACGAAGACAACGGGTACCGGGTAGCAGGGTGTGCCATAGACAGGATACACGCTCTCAGGGTGCTGGGGACGACCGTGCAGAGTCCCCGAGACACACAGACGTCGGTCCAGCAGGACAAATCACCCCTGAGGTCCTCTGGGACTTCCGAGGGCCACCCCTCCTATAGGTGAAGGTGTGGACCTGGGAGATCATGGGCCCTTTGctgcttttttgcacttctggttagatgcTAAATGCTTTTTGGTGTCTCCGTACCtgtaaagttgaatctaatctcaTACATTCATACAGTCTCATACAGACTCGTAGAGGGTGATATGTATAATACAATGACAGCAGAAAAATAGTGAAACAACAGAAACACTTTTGAAAAGAGGATtgcatgtgttttatttttaacaattcaaaagtcaaaataaattatttcaataaaaaaggCTAAATTAAATCGAGCATCCAAGATAAAGTCTCATTACTCATATCTTACACCATATCTCACATCTCTCATAGCTCAGTTGAAGAACACTCGGTTCTAGCAGCGAGGTGGATATGTCATTTGTCTCTTGGATATATTTGGATATGTCTCTTGCAGCGTACGGTAAGAAATGGTGTCATTCTTTTGTAGGGTTGGGTCAGATTCTAGAACAGAGAATAAAAGCAGAGCAGTGGTGTGTGACTGGCAGAGCTCCATCCACAGCACCAGATATCAGATAGAGTCTGATCCCTGGACAGGGCACAGTCCGTTCCCTTTATTTAAACACTACAGGGCAGAGAGGTTGTGTTATTTTTCCTGTTcaaacatttcctttttttccaaaataattGCATGTCATTCATTGCAGACAGGAACTGGTTTGTCCACGAGTATAAGGTTATTGCCAAGTGAAAGCTTGAAAGCTGCAGGGGTTGCAGTCAccaccggggggggggggggggaggctgCAGCCCctaaagccccccccccacacacatccAGCGCTGGAGGATGGTTTCCGTCAAGGTGCACTTTGGGTGTTCTCAGCCTGACAGAACTTTTTAAGTAAGTACAGTGACAGACTCCGCTGTACAATTCAAGTATGATCAATTTCAATGTGTCCATCTCGGATATAATGACACGTTAGCTATTGTTGAACATAGCAAAAGAAGCGACTCAATCCTCATGCTCTGTAACAGTGGTGGGGTAGCATGTCAGCCTTTCAGCAGACTAGATGTTCCTGTGCATATGTTGTACCCTAAAAATATGAGTGATATCTCCTCTTTTCCCCCTCCTTGTCCTGGATGAGGACATGTTGATTTGACTAACGAAAGAGAGCTTGTGTTACTCGTGGACTTGTGGACTCACTCCAGACAGAACCACTGAGGGGGAACATCCCCCACTGAATCTCCACTCATCCTTTATTTGCACCTATTTCCTTGCAACGTCATTCTGTGTTCACAGCAATATCATCCCTGGCCTTCACACTGCGTCacgttattttgttattaaaaatgtgAGCTTTCTCTACTGTTCACCACATTGCAAGTCACTCTGGATGAATGCGTCCGCTAAATGCCAAAATtgtaaatgcaaataaaaaccGGTATCAGCATTACGACATGAACAGCATTTGATTAGGCTACTGCAGAGAGCAGCTGGGCCTTTGTGTAAGTGCTTTAAGGGGGATGGGGTGTCCGAATGGGGCCCTCCATTTAGAAACATCTGTTTAAGTAAATATAACGTTTAGGATTTAAAATAAGATTCCCCATTTGTATCTTCAAACGATTCATCTATCTCCTGAAAGTGTTCTCCATACCATTCTTATTCCCCAGCTTTTAGGCAAagcttttagtgtgtgtgtgtgtgtgtgtgtgtgtgtgtgtgtgtgtgtgtgtgtgtgtgtgtgcgggtgcaAGGCCATGCAGAGCTCAGTTGGACATCAAATAACAGTCCCACTCTCCAGGGactaggagtgtgtgtgtgtgtgtgtgtgtgtgtgtgtgtgtgtgtgtgtgtgtgtgtgtgtgtgtgtgtgtgtgtgtgtgtgtgtgtgtgtgtgaaagactgACATATGGAGAGATGCACACAGGCCTAGCCACAGCATGTCATTGAGGATATGTTATCTGGGGTAGAATGGTATCTGTGTTTGC contains:
- the LOC120552212 gene encoding gamma-crystallin M2-like, coding for MSNSGMNMRGKIIFYEDRNFQGRSYECMGDCHDMSSYLSRCHSCRVESGCFMFYDQPNYMGNQYFMRRGEYSDYMSMMGMRDCIRSCRMIPMHRGQFRMRIYEKENFGGQMHEMMDDCDNVMDRYRMSNCMSCHVMDGHWLMYEQAQFRGRMMYMRPGEYKSFREMGMSGTRFMSMRRIMDSGY